The Clostridioides sp. ES-S-0010-02 genome window below encodes:
- a CDS encoding ParB/RepB/Spo0J family partition protein — MENKSKRSNRLGRGLSALIPEIKGETSDKEIVNIDIDKIYPNEVQPRKQFDEEKIKVLSESIKNYGVLQPIVVKRDENNKYMIIAGERRFRASKLANKSQIPAIIKDIEMKDIMEIALIENLQREDLNSIEEALAYKSLIEHYNVTQEEISEAVGKSRPHITNTLRLLNLGQDVIDMIDSGKITAGHGKALLRIVDKKLQLQIAKKIEEEELSVREVENIAKKISENKEEDMPKKSKPKDVFILDVEDKLRNIFGTKVNISKGKKKGKIEIEYYNDDDLNSIVSMLLE; from the coding sequence ATGGAGAATAAGTCTAAAAGAAGTAATAGATTGGGTCGAGGTCTTAGTGCATTGATACCAGAAATTAAAGGAGAAACTTCAGATAAAGAAATAGTTAATATAGATATAGACAAAATATATCCAAACGAAGTTCAGCCAAGAAAGCAATTTGATGAAGAAAAAATAAAAGTATTATCTGAGTCTATAAAAAATTATGGTGTACTACAACCAATAGTAGTTAAAAGAGATGAAAACAATAAGTACATGATAATAGCTGGTGAAAGAAGATTTAGAGCATCAAAACTTGCAAATAAAAGTCAAATACCTGCTATAATTAAAGATATAGAGATGAAAGACATAATGGAGATAGCTTTAATTGAAAACTTACAGAGAGAAGATTTAAATTCAATAGAAGAAGCACTAGCATATAAAAGTTTAATTGAGCATTATAATGTAACTCAAGAAGAAATATCAGAAGCTGTCGGTAAAAGTAGACCTCATATAACTAACACTTTGAGACTTTTAAATCTAGGACAAGATGTTATAGACATGATAGATAGTGGTAAAATCACAGCAGGTCATGGAAAGGCTCTATTAAGGATTGTAGATAAAAAATTACAACTACAAATTGCAAAAAAGATAGAAGAGGAAGAACTTTCTGTAAGAGAAGTTGAAAATATTGCAAAAAAAATATCTGAAAATAAAGAAGAAGATATGCCAAAGAAGTCTAAGCCTAAAGATGTATTTATTTTAGATGTAGAAGATAAACTTAGAAATATTTTTGGAACTAAAGTAAATATTTCCAAAGGTAAGAAAAAAGGTAAAATAGAGATAGAATACTATAATGATGATGATTTAAACAGTATTGTATCAATGCTTCTTGAATAA
- a CDS encoding aminotransferase class V-fold PLP-dependent enzyme, translating into MIYLDNAATTYPKPERVYDAVLDCMKNYCANPGRAGHKLAMRAAREIYDTRENIAKLFNVSNPMNIVFTSNATDSLNLAIKGVLQKGDHVITTSMEHNSVIRPIKALEKKGVENTVVKCDDEGFLDYEELEKSIKDNTKLIVTTHASNVCGTLIDIKKVGEIAKKHNIIFLVDASQTAGVYDIDVKKCNIDMLAMPGHKCLFGPQGTGILYVREGLNLNILKEGGTGSKSEEMVQPELFPDKYESGTHNTPGIAGLNQGVLFIFERGINNIRQHEEELCQYMLNKLEEVSDIKIYGPKDSKKRASVIAINIGNMDSGEVTFLLDSEYNIATRSGIHCSPLAHTTLGTLKQGAVRFSIGYFNTKDEIDKAIDALKKISKNK; encoded by the coding sequence ATGATTTATCTAGACAATGCTGCAACTACATATCCAAAACCAGAAAGAGTTTATGATGCTGTTTTAGATTGTATGAAAAACTATTGTGCAAATCCAGGAAGAGCAGGGCATAAGCTTGCTATGCGAGCTGCTAGAGAAATTTATGATACAAGAGAAAATATAGCTAAGTTATTTAATGTAAGTAATCCTATGAATATAGTATTTACGTCTAATGCAACAGACTCTTTGAATTTAGCAATAAAAGGTGTATTACAAAAAGGAGATCATGTAATAACAACATCTATGGAACATAATTCAGTAATAAGACCTATAAAAGCTCTTGAGAAAAAAGGGGTTGAAAATACTGTAGTAAAATGTGATGATGAAGGTTTTTTAGATTATGAAGAGTTAGAAAAATCAATAAAGGATAACACTAAGCTGATTGTAACTACACATGCATCTAATGTATGTGGAACATTAATAGATATAAAAAAAGTTGGAGAAATAGCTAAGAAACATAATATAATATTCTTGGTAGATGCATCACAAACAGCAGGTGTTTATGATATAGATGTGAAGAAATGTAATATAGATATGTTGGCTATGCCAGGTCATAAATGCTTATTTGGACCTCAAGGAACAGGTATCTTATATGTAAGAGAAGGCCTAAATTTGAATATATTAAAAGAGGGTGGGACAGGTAGTAAATCAGAAGAAATGGTTCAACCAGAACTGTTCCCAGATAAATACGAGTCAGGAACTCATAATACTCCAGGTATAGCAGGGCTTAACCAAGGTGTATTATTTATATTTGAAAGAGGAATCAACAATATAAGACAACATGAAGAAGAATTATGTCAATATATGCTAAATAAGTTAGAAGAAGTATCAGATATAAAGATATATGGACCAAAAGACAGTAAAAAAAGAGCCTCAGTAATAGCTATAAATATAGGAAACATGGATTCTGGAGAGGTTACTTTCTTATTAGATAGTGAATATAATATAGCAACTAGATCAGGAATACATTGTTCTCCATTAGCTCATACTACTTTAGGTACGTTAAAACAAGGTGCGGTAAGATTCAGTATAGGATATTTTAATACGAAAGATGAGATAGATAAAGCAATAGATGCCTTGAAGAAAATTTCAAAAAATAAATAG
- a CDS encoding GerMN domain-containing protein, whose protein sequence is MKNKKIMLVLSILSISILAVGCSNAQNEATKKETKNNTNVEQPKEENNKENNDEKEVPNKKSTSAPKEEKKTESAVIYSFDVDKTDLIENKVDLEKIDENTLFAELQKLKVIPESAKLNSFTTKDIDGVKTGILDVNSDFTKSNLGSDAETLMLDSVARTYIKNMNVEQIKLTVDGANYESGHIVLEDGDYLK, encoded by the coding sequence ATGAAAAACAAGAAAATAATGTTAGTGTTAAGTATATTATCTATATCTATATTGGCAGTTGGATGTAGCAATGCTCAAAATGAAGCAACTAAAAAAGAAACTAAAAATAATACAAATGTTGAGCAACCAAAGGAAGAAAACAATAAAGAAAATAATGATGAAAAAGAAGTTCCTAATAAAAAGTCTACATCAGCTCCAAAGGAAGAAAAAAAGACGGAGTCTGCTGTTATTTATTCTTTTGATGTAGACAAAACAGATTTAATTGAGAATAAGGTTGATTTAGAAAAAATTGATGAAAACACTTTATTTGCTGAGCTACAAAAGCTTAAAGTAATTCCAGAATCTGCAAAACTAAATTCATTTACTACAAAAGATATTGATGGTGTAAAAACTGGTATATTAGATGTTAACTCTGATTTTACAAAATCAAACTTAGGTAGTGATGCAGAAACTTTAATGCTTGATTCAGTTGCACGTACTTACATAAAAAACATGAATGTTGAACAAATAAAGCTTACTGTTGATGGCGCTAACTATGAAAGTGGTCATATAGTTCTTGAAGATGGAGATTATTTAAAGTAA
- a CDS encoding tetratricopeptide repeat protein produces the protein MEILSLGEKIKKLRKEKNMTLKELAGDRITAAQISHIERDKSHTSYELLEYLGDKLDVSVEYLLETKEMQSKKITDNLILQSEIYIKENELNKAEDQIKEVLDICKRYDLMENYGRCNFLMANINLKKSNYNNAIENFEKALFFFIKNNDSENILKCYLNIGKIYMQEDFYKGAISHFNFAEEILSENKFEDINVYKELYSKMAYCYIKLDNPNMSLKYIDKINEIDNKNDRKEDVDILVLKANNMLEIGKYEESKEYFKKALKILENEDNKTGIANVYLTICDVYRKIGETDRVLEYSQKVYNIKKNDEDEYMMSGLFKIIEAYIDKEDYDLARKYCKIALASSIKNKNKFNEYKALKFYSNMYKNQNEITLAIEYLIKCIKIVSDLGNNKILANLYIDLGQLYSSISKEKELEYYQKGVFMYKNLEIM, from the coding sequence ATGGAAATTTTGAGCTTAGGAGAAAAGATTAAGAAATTAAGAAAAGAAAAAAATATGACATTAAAAGAGTTAGCTGGAGATAGAATAACAGCAGCACAAATAAGCCATATAGAGAGAGATAAATCTCATACTAGTTATGAACTGTTGGAATATCTAGGTGATAAGTTAGATGTAAGCGTGGAATATTTATTAGAAACAAAAGAAATGCAGTCAAAAAAGATAACAGATAATTTAATACTGCAAAGTGAAATTTATATAAAAGAGAATGAGTTAAACAAGGCTGAGGACCAAATAAAAGAAGTTTTAGATATATGTAAGAGATACGATTTAATGGAGAACTATGGCAGATGCAATTTTCTTATGGCTAACATTAACTTAAAAAAATCTAATTACAATAATGCTATAGAAAACTTTGAAAAGGCTTTATTTTTCTTTATAAAAAACAATGATAGTGAAAACATACTAAAGTGCTATTTAAACATAGGAAAGATATATATGCAAGAAGACTTTTATAAAGGTGCGATAAGTCACTTTAATTTTGCAGAGGAAATTTTGTCAGAGAATAAGTTTGAGGATATTAACGTATATAAGGAATTATATAGTAAGATGGCATATTGTTATATAAAATTAGATAATCCAAATATGTCATTAAAGTACATAGATAAAATAAATGAAATAGATAATAAAAATGATAGAAAAGAAGATGTCGATATTTTGGTGTTAAAAGCAAACAACATGCTTGAGATTGGAAAATATGAGGAATCAAAAGAGTATTTTAAAAAAGCACTAAAAATACTTGAAAATGAAGATAATAAAACTGGAATAGCAAATGTATACTTAACAATTTGTGATGTTTATAGAAAAATAGGTGAGACAGATAGAGTTCTTGAATATTCTCAAAAAGTGTACAACATAAAGAAAAATGATGAAGACGAATATATGATGTCAGGTTTATTCAAGATAATAGAAGCGTACATAGATAAAGAAGATTATGATTTAGCTAGAAAATATTGTAAAATAGCTTTAGCATCATCAATAAAAAATAAAAATAAGTTTAATGAGTATAAGGCATTAAAATTCTATTCTAATATGTATAAGAATCAAAATGAAATTACTCTTGCTATTGAGTATTTAATTAAATGTATAAAAATAGTATCAGACTTAGGTAATAATAAGATATTAGCAAACTTGTACATAGACTTAGGTCAATTATATTCAAGCATATCAAAAGAGAAAGAATTAGAGTACTACCAAAAGGGAGTATTTATGTATAAAAATTTAGAGATAATGTAA